Within Populus trichocarpa isolate Nisqually-1 chromosome 6, P.trichocarpa_v4.1, whole genome shotgun sequence, the genomic segment TTGTCAATGATTGAGCCGAATGCATAAAGAGTCGAATAAAATCTTAGGCTAATCTCAGGTTTCTTATGTTATTGTTAGATTATATATGTAGCTATTACGAGAAACAGAgcaataatatttgaaatttccatacaaaatttttattattattttttatagaagagCGAACGATCATTAATAAGTGAAATTTACACCAAATGAAAAACACTAGCTGTTTTTACTTGATTATTTGTTTCCCgagtatatttttgttttcgttCATCTATTGTTTTCGTTCAATGAACAAAAATCTTCAAATTTTAATAGAATTCTTGGAGGTGGAGTTGTCATTTTTGTCACtgatataatatattgttttgtgGTGAAAATACACGACATGGAAAGGACGCAATGCTTAATAAAGAATCAAATAGAGAGGGATGGTCCAAATAAAATTCCTGAAATCTTATTTTACCTTCTTGCAGGAAGCCAACTTTTTATCTCAGAACCAACATCATAAACGACATTAAAACCCAGAGCATAACTTGACATATTAGAAAGCAACAAATTAACCAtcaatgaaagaaaaggaagaaaatttcGGTAAGACCGTCAAGGAATGTCTTTTTTCATAGAATTTACATATATTCTCCCATTAGTTTCAGCAACTTCGATTTTTCCAAAGTTACAACAACACTGTCAAGCACTATTTGCTGTATGTTTTCTGAGTCCAGAAAAGGCCGCTCATTGGGCCGATGGCATGAGAGCGACTGATTGACTGTTTTGTACTTGCAAGGGAAGAGCCATATAAAACATGAAGAATACACTCCATTAGCtcgtttaatttgatttgtattGACAAAGGTCCCTCTGCAATACGTTGCTTATTCATCCGAATCATGATTAGAGGAATCAATGTCAGGTACCATAAAGATCTGCTTATCATCGGCTTCGACTTTATCTGGTTTAGCTTCCTTGTAATCCTTAGGAAGAAGATTGCAATTAATGGTGTGCCACACTGGTCTCTCTTCTTGAAACAATCTGCAAAGTCAAAAGTGGATGCAATGCATTGTGCATGCAAGTAAACACACAAGATTCAGTGGGAGAAAATGGTATGTTTCCTAAGGAAACTTATGGTCCATTTGAAGCCAGATAGAAGTGAACTTCATGTTCAAAACAAGTCCAATCATCAGCTCAACAGATAAAATAAGTGCATTTTACAGAAGAAACAAGTAAAAACAGATTGAATATAGATATATTATTACTTTGTATCAGAGAGTATTTTCCATTTTATGGTGTGAATTTTCAAGGAACTTAAAAACTGTAGATTCTCCATCTGTGTCATTCATATCAAAATTTTGAGCTTCATTTTGCAATGAACAGAAGATAGATAAATACCCCATTTTGTGTAGTAGCAACATGGCCCTTTTTCAGATAACAATTAACATGATGAGAGATGATTTTTTGCCATTGCAGTACAATTGGCTTGTTTTTCTACCCGAGCAGGACAGTTCATTGCCCTAGGCCATCAAGTTTAGTACCCCGAGCAGGACAGTTCATTGCCCTAGACCGTCAAGTTTAGTCTAAACTTGAgacaaattttcttttataaattacaacTTAAACAACTAGCAACACACTTTTATTAGAGAAAAGGTTGATCAGGAAGGCTGAAACATGCCATTGTATATTTTATTCCTTGACAGCATTTGAACTGTAAGCATTTTAAAGGTTGCAAGATTTTATCACATCTGATCTTTAGCATCTGTGATTTTGacctcagagagagagagacttacGGGTGCTTGCAAAGCATTGGAGAGTGTACTGTAAGTGCATACTTGCAAGTGGATAGCTCGGTGATTGAACTAATCATAGCTCTGGGCTCTGAGCAAACGAATCTCACCTACACACAAGGAAAACATGGACACtacatgagagagagagagagagtcaaaGGTTCCAAAATGCTACTCCTTTACCATACCTCAGTTTCTCGCGGCTCATTTGTAAGATCACATATGGTTCCATTTGTATACTGATGAGCATGATACCTGCTCAAACACAACAAACAGAAAAGAAATGGGGTGATTACTACCTTTTCTTGCTTTACTTTAACCACAATTGAAGTTTCTCTCTCGCACAAACTTGTTGCAAGGGTTCACAATCATACCTTTGAGATGCATCTTTTGAACGAGGATCTTTCAATGTAGAAATGTCAGAAAGATTCTGGTTGAATGCAGCTGTGGCCTCTTCATCATACACACCCAAGATAAATTCTTGGATAACCTGTAATGGGAAATACATGTATCGTTAAGGTAATAGAATACATGTTGCAGATGTGCAATATACAAAGAGAAGCCGCTATGCTGCTGGTCTATAAttggaaaataaactaaaattttcaatACAATAATGATAAAGCAGCTGGCTGGTACAATTGCTATTACTACAACAAGCCACAAAGAAATATCTATATAAGACATCCAATCCACTTAAACTTCAAAGTTATTAATCCATCAGCCAcaacaaatcacaaaattgaaaaagaataaattttgcCCTCAATAGCATACTTCCACTTATAAAAGCAAGAAAACATCAAACCTgaatgcaaaacaaaagaaattgaaagatcaAACATGAGAACAACTCATACATGCTCAAGTGGCTACCTTAGCTTTCTCGTCCTCCACATGGAATTGCCTCAACTTCTTCTGATAGCATAACTCGTAGGACCACCAACCCTCTTGCTGCATTAAAGATACAACAGTACAAGACAAATGACTTGAGACTGAtacaaatttattcaaaaaatcttgatattggaaaacaaaaaagcatAACTAGCAGCAAATTATGTAGTTACAGATGATGTCTGTAGCAATTTTGATCAACAAATATAAGAGTATTATTTAGCATGAACATGTACAAGAAGGTTTTTGGTAATAGATACTGACTCTGACAAGGCATGAGTCTTTCAGTTCTTCAAGCAGCTCATCAGGTGTCTTCAATTTAACCCGTTTCTCAGTTTCCACAATCAAGCTGCTTACATTCAGCTGAGTAAGTGGCATCTCACTCTTAGCTTTCACCACCTTGGGCAAGAAGCATATGTAATTCTCACCATTTTTGTTGGGCATGACCATTGACTCCTGGTCATCATCCTGCAAGAATGTtggattaaaacaaaaacacactTTTTTTCTGCAATTAAGATAAAGAAACCATATTCAACATAGAAGGAACTAGAACGGAAACAAATTATGGTCTATCACATCAGAAACccaataaattttcattaggTTGCTTCAGGGAAATgcttttcacaaaaaaaaaaaaataacagcctCATGGGATGTGGAGAGgctaaaaaggaagaaagtaaATACATCAGTCCTGGTCTGAGCATTAAGAAACTGGCTTAAAATAGATTACACACAGACAGAACCTGCAGCTATTTAATATTACAACAGAGTTAAGCATCTTGCAATCATGTCACTTTTCAATCCCTCAATACCCAATACCCATCTGTTGCAGAAAATGAACTAGGAAACTCTCATTGACAATCAAATAATACCAGCTCTCTTTGCATACAAACTTTTTGAGAACCATTCATCTTCCAAGACTTGTGCTAATGatagattttcattttttcaagcCAAAAGTACAGTGCAACACCGTCCCCAAGTCCCAGGCCACCATCGTATTGTAATTTTAAGCAGTACAAGAACATGTGGCGAGAGCACTGTTAAGGAGGCATTTTCAAAATATAGCAAGCATGCTTGTTGATGACCATGACAATGAACAGACTAGCATAATACAAAGAGATATGCAGGCCGGAAGTAAATA encodes:
- the LOC18099893 gene encoding protein OS-9 homolog; the encoded protein is MRFLWLTVVLYTVCIHVLADQIYPTHAGGTFSRSSREPKYQIEFHSEESPFHPDDDQESMVMPNKNGENYICFLPKVVKAKSEMPLTQLNVSSLIVETEKRVKLKTPDELLEELKDSCLVRQEGWWSYELCYQKKLRQFHVEDEKAKVIQEFILGVYDEEATAAFNQNLSDISTLKDPRSKDASQRYHAHQYTNGTICDLTNEPRETEVRFVCSEPRAMISSITELSTCKYALTVHSPMLCKHPLFQEERPVWHTINCNLLPKDYKEAKPDKVEADDKQIFMVPDIDSSNHDSDE